A stretch of Synechococcus sp. WH 8020 DNA encodes these proteins:
- the purF gene encoding amidophosphoribosyltransferase, with product MQNLETHPKSRRPVHQLEIERPDRMEEACGVFAVQALEQPVANLVYFGLYALQHRGQESAGIAVFNEGKVRLHKDMGLVSQVFDQDVLERMPGGLAVGHNRYSTTGSSKVCNAQPVVLMTRLGPFALAHNGNLVNASELRAQVDDGEVEFTSTTDSELIAYAVQQAVDGGLDWTEGIKAAASQCQGAFSLVIGTSDALYGLRDGYGIRPLVYGYLGDQDLGHWVLSSETCGLDIIGSPFVADVEPGELVVFRCGDPTPERHRWIEPTTRMCVFEMIYFARPDSRFFGESLYSYRQRIGQILARESAVEADLVIGVPDSGIPAAIGYSQTSGIPYADGLIKNRYVGRTFIQPTQAMREAGIRVKLNPLPDVLTGKRVLVIDDSIVRGTTSQKLVQALRDAGAIEVHMRISSPPVTHPCFYGIDTDTQDQLIAARLTLQEIEEHLKVDSLAYLSKEGMVEAAHAQSEHFCTACFDGNYPVPMDASIKASKLMLEPAGVAATNL from the coding sequence ATGCAGAATCTTGAGACCCATCCGAAGTCGAGGCGGCCGGTGCATCAGCTCGAAATAGAGCGTCCCGATCGCATGGAAGAAGCCTGCGGCGTTTTCGCTGTTCAGGCCCTGGAACAGCCGGTGGCGAACCTGGTGTATTTCGGTCTTTATGCCCTGCAGCATCGGGGTCAGGAATCCGCTGGTATTGCTGTTTTCAACGAAGGAAAGGTCAGGCTCCATAAGGACATGGGCTTGGTGAGCCAGGTGTTTGATCAGGACGTGCTCGAGCGCATGCCTGGTGGTTTAGCCGTGGGACATAACCGTTATTCCACCACCGGGAGTAGCAAGGTTTGCAATGCCCAGCCCGTGGTCCTGATGACCCGTCTCGGCCCCTTTGCGCTGGCTCATAACGGCAATCTTGTGAATGCATCAGAGCTGCGAGCTCAGGTGGATGACGGTGAGGTGGAGTTCACATCCACCACGGATTCGGAGTTGATCGCTTACGCGGTGCAGCAGGCCGTGGATGGGGGCTTGGATTGGACAGAGGGGATTAAAGCGGCCGCATCCCAATGCCAGGGGGCTTTCAGTTTGGTGATTGGCACCTCCGATGCTCTGTACGGCTTGCGTGATGGTTATGGGATCCGCCCGCTGGTGTATGGCTACCTCGGGGATCAAGATCTTGGGCACTGGGTTCTCAGTAGTGAAACCTGTGGGCTCGACATCATTGGTTCTCCGTTCGTTGCTGATGTTGAACCTGGAGAATTAGTGGTGTTTCGTTGCGGGGATCCCACACCAGAACGTCATCGCTGGATTGAACCCACCACACGCATGTGCGTGTTTGAAATGATCTATTTCGCTCGCCCTGACAGTCGTTTCTTTGGTGAATCGCTCTACAGCTATCGACAGCGCATCGGCCAGATCCTGGCCCGTGAATCCGCTGTTGAGGCGGATCTCGTGATTGGTGTTCCTGATTCCGGAATTCCAGCTGCGATTGGTTATTCCCAGACCAGTGGCATTCCCTATGCCGATGGACTGATCAAAAACCGCTACGTCGGCCGAACCTTCATCCAGCCGACCCAGGCGATGCGTGAGGCCGGGATTCGTGTGAAGCTCAATCCACTCCCGGATGTTTTAACCGGCAAAAGGGTCCTGGTGATTGATGACTCGATCGTTCGTGGAACCACCAGTCAAAAATTGGTTCAGGCTCTCCGTGATGCCGGCGCCATTGAGGTGCACATGCGCATTAGTTCTCCACCGGTCACCCATCCTTGTTTCTACGGAATCGACACCGATACACAGGATCAATTGATCGCTGCTCGACTCACGCTGCAAGAGATTGAGGAGCATCTCAAGGTGGATTCGCTGGCTTATCTCAGCAAGGAAGGCATGGTGGAAGCTGCACATGCTCAGTCGGAACATTTCTGTACAGCTTGTTTCGATGGGAACTATCCGGTTCCCATGGACGCCTCGATCAAGGCGAGCAAATTAATGCTTGAACCAGCAGGGGTGGCGGCAACGAATCTCTGA
- a CDS encoding DNA gyrase/topoisomerase IV subunit A, whose amino-acid sequence MAEERVQSIALHHEMQRSYLEYAMSVIVGRALPDVRDGLKPVQRRILFAMHELGLTPDRPYRKCARVVGDVLGKYHPHGDQAVYDALVRLVQTFSSRHPLLDGHGNFGSVDDDPPAAMRYTETRLARISHEGLLDEIGDDTVDFASNFDGSQQEPTVLPAQLPFLLLNGCSGIAVGMATSIPPHNLGEVVDGLIALVQNPDLSEDEVLKLIPGPDFPTGGEVLLGSGVRETYLRGRGSIPMRGVAHIEEVHPGKGKHRRNAVIVTELPYQLSKAGWIEKLAEHVNDGKIGGIADIRDESDREGMRVVVELRRDADPETVLTDLQRRTSLQSNFGAILLALVDGRPQQLTLRQLLQTFLDYRELTIIRRTNYALRKTEDRLEVVEGLTTALASLQQVIAMIQEARDAAKARASLMVHFDLSERQADAVLAMPLRRLTGLEQESLRKEADDLRKERQRLTLLLENRDQLLDALIQELRQLKKRFATPRRTRLVEGGDHLLAERAASQRPNAELQRRQALDALPSDSRLLIQDDGQVKIVSPQLLGRLHLNDPVPMGDEPSPAIISLPIQPPPRLLAVTVSGRVALVRWEFAGQQQGTLERFLPTALEGDEVVSLLPLPNPEDLATNETKSLGLLTSDGRFKRLPLKDIQELSGRAATVLKLKEGVSLKAALICQDGADVAVISDIGRILRLQAGETNLPVMGKLAQGPITMRLLPGEQLVTAIAGHAEGPTTILLASQTGRLHWLELTSIRSCKRGDLGEIGWELNSESTPGSERIAAACLADSLIGVVTSNGRHGRLNVNEQDQLTLKDNESILRLVPLIS is encoded by the coding sequence ATGGCCGAGGAGCGCGTTCAATCGATCGCCCTGCACCACGAGATGCAGCGCTCATACCTCGAATACGCGATGAGCGTGATCGTGGGCAGAGCGCTCCCGGATGTGCGTGATGGACTGAAACCCGTCCAACGCAGAATTTTATTTGCGATGCACGAACTGGGGCTCACCCCAGATCGTCCTTATCGGAAATGTGCCCGTGTAGTCGGGGACGTGCTTGGTAAGTACCACCCACATGGTGATCAAGCGGTTTATGACGCCCTGGTGCGGTTGGTCCAAACCTTTTCCAGCCGTCACCCGTTACTGGATGGTCACGGCAACTTTGGCTCGGTGGATGACGATCCACCAGCAGCCATGCGATACACCGAAACGCGGCTAGCACGGATCTCCCATGAGGGATTACTGGATGAAATCGGCGACGACACCGTCGATTTTGCCTCCAACTTCGATGGGTCCCAACAGGAGCCCACCGTTCTTCCCGCCCAGCTTCCGTTTTTACTTCTGAATGGCTGCTCGGGCATCGCTGTTGGCATGGCCACCAGCATCCCTCCCCACAACCTCGGCGAGGTGGTGGATGGACTGATTGCACTCGTTCAAAACCCCGATCTAAGCGAAGACGAAGTCCTAAAACTGATCCCTGGTCCCGATTTCCCTACGGGTGGAGAGGTGCTTCTTGGCAGCGGCGTCCGCGAAACGTATTTAAGAGGCCGAGGCAGCATTCCCATGCGTGGCGTAGCCCATATTGAGGAAGTGCATCCCGGCAAAGGAAAGCATCGGCGGAACGCTGTGATCGTGACCGAGCTCCCTTACCAACTCAGTAAGGCCGGCTGGATCGAAAAACTGGCTGAACATGTCAACGACGGAAAAATTGGTGGCATTGCCGATATCCGTGATGAAAGCGACCGTGAAGGGATGCGCGTGGTGGTGGAGCTCCGCCGTGATGCCGATCCAGAAACAGTGCTGACTGACTTGCAACGGCGCACGTCACTCCAAAGCAACTTCGGCGCGATCCTGCTGGCCCTGGTCGATGGCAGACCCCAGCAACTCACGCTGCGGCAGCTCCTCCAAACCTTCCTGGATTACAGAGAGCTCACGATCATTCGGCGTACCAACTATGCGCTGCGCAAAACGGAAGATCGGCTTGAAGTGGTGGAGGGCCTGACCACCGCCCTCGCATCACTGCAACAGGTGATTGCCATGATCCAGGAGGCCAGAGATGCGGCCAAGGCAAGGGCCAGCTTGATGGTGCATTTCGATCTAAGCGAACGGCAGGCAGATGCTGTGCTGGCCATGCCACTACGCAGGCTCACAGGTCTGGAACAGGAAAGCCTGCGTAAGGAGGCAGACGATCTTCGGAAAGAAAGACAGCGACTCACCCTGCTGCTGGAAAACCGCGACCAATTGCTGGATGCCCTGATCCAGGAACTTCGCCAACTCAAAAAACGTTTTGCAACGCCAAGACGCACCAGGCTGGTCGAGGGTGGCGACCACTTGCTTGCTGAGCGGGCCGCCAGTCAAAGGCCCAATGCCGAACTACAGAGACGCCAGGCCCTGGATGCCCTCCCTAGCGATTCAAGACTGCTGATTCAAGACGATGGTCAAGTGAAAATCGTCAGTCCTCAGCTGCTGGGACGCCTGCATCTCAACGATCCAGTGCCCATGGGTGATGAACCATCTCCAGCCATTATCAGCCTGCCCATCCAGCCGCCACCACGTCTCTTGGCTGTGACAGTGAGCGGTCGTGTAGCACTTGTGCGCTGGGAATTTGCAGGACAGCAGCAAGGAACCCTGGAGCGATTCCTACCCACAGCCCTTGAAGGCGATGAGGTGGTGTCCCTACTGCCTTTGCCCAATCCAGAGGATCTGGCCACCAATGAAACGAAATCCCTTGGACTGTTGACCAGTGATGGACGGTTCAAGCGGCTACCACTAAAAGACATCCAGGAATTGTCAGGGCGAGCAGCCACCGTTTTAAAACTAAAAGAAGGAGTGAGTCTGAAAGCTGCCTTGATCTGTCAAGACGGAGCTGATGTGGCCGTCATCAGCGATATCGGCAGAATTCTGCGTTTACAAGCAGGGGAAACCAATCTGCCTGTGATGGGCAAGTTGGCCCAAGGCCCCATCACCATGCGTCTGCTCCCTGGCGAACAGCTGGTCACCGCAATCGCAGGCCACGCGGAAGGGCCAACAACCATCCTGCTCGCGAGCCAAACAGGCCGTCTGCACTGGTTGGAACTCACGAGCATCCGGTCCTGCAAACGAGGCGATCTCGGAGAGATCGGCTGGGAGCTGAATTCAGAATCCACCCCTGGAAGCGAACGGATTGCTGCAGCTTGCCTCGCAGATTCACTCATTGGTGTGGTGACATCAAACGGACGTCACGGACGACTGAACGTGAATGAGCAGGATCAACTCACGCTCAAAGACAACGAATCAATCCTGCGATTGGTGCCCTTAATCAGCTGA
- a CDS encoding tetratricopeptide repeat protein, translating into MSAIGLCSAEPAKALIPYVFTPSPQELEGAGIGIGRTAAQLLRLGQPKEAARLAALAVRLQPNDERLWSVLAEAQLRSEQLDDAAGSLARAKSLNPTNAGLWFAEASLALRDNRPDDAIPLLDRGLKLDPKNATAYFDLGNARVMQSNQKQALKAFERATAIKPSFWEALNNQSLVLFEMGNTKEAIRRWRSVLTINANPEPMLALAAALNKVNPGDQESLKLAQKALAESPNYVLPGHQKKQLWGVKLRRATAELLNNPSLQNAVERAEANADPKSAI; encoded by the coding sequence ATGAGCGCGATTGGTCTGTGCAGCGCTGAACCCGCCAAAGCCCTCATCCCCTATGTCTTTACACCCAGCCCACAAGAATTAGAAGGGGCTGGGATCGGCATCGGTCGCACTGCAGCGCAATTGCTAAGGCTTGGACAACCCAAAGAAGCTGCCCGCTTAGCCGCTCTAGCCGTGCGTCTACAACCGAACGATGAACGGCTCTGGTCCGTGTTGGCTGAAGCGCAACTACGGAGCGAACAACTCGATGACGCAGCGGGATCCCTGGCCCGTGCGAAATCACTCAACCCAACCAACGCAGGACTTTGGTTCGCAGAAGCATCCTTAGCGCTGCGAGACAACCGTCCAGACGACGCCATCCCCCTGTTGGATCGAGGTCTCAAACTCGATCCCAAAAACGCCACGGCCTATTTCGACCTTGGCAACGCCAGGGTGATGCAGTCCAACCAAAAGCAAGCCCTCAAGGCTTTTGAGCGCGCAACGGCGATTAAGCCCAGTTTCTGGGAAGCCTTAAACAATCAAAGCCTGGTGTTGTTTGAAATGGGAAACACCAAAGAAGCCATTCGTCGCTGGCGTTCCGTTTTAACGATCAATGCCAACCCAGAGCCGATGTTGGCCCTAGCTGCGGCGTTGAACAAAGTGAATCCTGGAGATCAGGAATCCTTGAAGCTTGCTCAAAAAGCTCTTGCCGAATCTCCGAATTACGTTCTGCCTGGCCATCAAAAAAAACAACTATGGGGCGTGAAATTACGCAGAGCTACAGCTGAACTGTTGAACAATCCCAGCCTTCAAAACGCCGTCGAGCGTGCCGAGGCAAATGCAGATCCAAAAAGCGCTATCTAA
- a CDS encoding HpsJ family protein, producing MSASPSGSQSLRLSFVLRWLGITLVVLLALQMAVLLSAADWADGVFKQLLIERLVNQAPMGLIGLLLMLLGSRLDQPESARPPIRWFVCVISALLAILMIVVVPVSISGNQNLSGESDQTLEQQKGQLEMARQQSANPENVKMLGSQLTQAGQLPADASEEDQVKAAQAFIDKQLAQMEQQIQQGERQRNLAVNQRRFGGTVSAVILAVAFVLLALAAVI from the coding sequence GTGTCCGCATCCCCATCGGGTTCTCAATCCTTACGACTGTCTTTTGTTCTGAGGTGGTTGGGCATCACCTTGGTTGTGCTGCTTGCATTGCAGATGGCTGTGCTGCTGAGTGCAGCCGATTGGGCCGATGGAGTCTTTAAGCAACTCTTAATTGAGCGCTTAGTCAATCAAGCCCCGATGGGGCTGATCGGGCTTTTGCTCATGCTTTTGGGTTCGCGCCTTGACCAACCGGAGTCAGCAAGACCTCCAATTCGTTGGTTTGTTTGCGTGATTTCTGCGCTGTTGGCGATTTTGATGATTGTTGTTGTTCCTGTCTCAATCTCAGGTAATCAGAATCTCTCAGGTGAATCGGATCAAACGCTTGAGCAGCAAAAGGGTCAGTTGGAGATGGCTCGTCAGCAATCGGCTAACCCCGAAAATGTGAAAATGCTGGGTAGTCAGCTCACACAGGCAGGACAGTTGCCTGCTGATGCCAGTGAGGAAGACCAGGTCAAAGCTGCTCAGGCTTTTATCGATAAGCAGCTGGCGCAGATGGAACAGCAGATCCAGCAGGGGGAACGACAGCGAAATCTTGCTGTGAATCAGCGTCGCTTTGGCGGGACCGTGAGTGCGGTGATTCTTGCCGTTGCTTTCGTGCTCTTGGCTCTGGCGGCCGTGATCTAA
- the queG gene encoding tRNA epoxyqueuosine(34) reductase QueG, protein MTSFSGQPQLSAALKERARLEGFDPVGIACLPGSSRLQMRTAALQRWLDAGFQAEMGWMAAPRRLDAKTLLDGARSLLAVGLNYYVSDSRQPNSLAIARYAWGRDYHRVVNQRLRRVGRWLETQRPDSRWRVCVDAEPLLDKAWAEEAGLGWIGKHSNVIHPQRGSWMVIGHLLSTEDLVADQPAQPRCGRCRACMDACPTEAIREPFVVDSRRCIAYHTIENRDQQLPDLIKAGMGPWVAGCDICQDVCPFNQTELPSSQDPEVQPRPWILDLSAAQVEQWDPSTWDQKLRGSALRRIKPWMWRRNAASAKSVDPPTVSTSEIR, encoded by the coding sequence GTGACGTCCTTCTCTGGACAACCCCAACTCAGTGCGGCACTCAAGGAACGTGCCCGCCTGGAAGGATTCGATCCTGTTGGGATCGCCTGTCTACCGGGAAGTTCAAGGTTGCAGATGCGGACAGCAGCTTTACAACGCTGGCTTGACGCTGGTTTTCAAGCGGAGATGGGCTGGATGGCTGCTCCGCGAAGGCTCGATGCGAAAACACTTCTTGATGGAGCTCGAAGCTTGCTTGCCGTCGGGCTGAATTACTACGTCTCCGACTCGCGCCAACCGAACAGCCTTGCCATCGCTCGCTATGCATGGGGCCGTGACTACCACCGCGTGGTCAACCAAAGACTGCGCCGCGTTGGTCGCTGGCTTGAAACACAAAGACCCGACTCGCGCTGGCGGGTTTGCGTGGATGCCGAACCCCTGCTCGATAAGGCATGGGCGGAAGAGGCAGGCTTGGGATGGATTGGCAAACACAGCAACGTGATTCATCCGCAACGGGGGTCTTGGATGGTGATCGGCCACTTGCTCAGCACAGAAGATTTAGTAGCGGATCAGCCGGCCCAACCTCGCTGCGGCCGTTGTCGAGCATGCATGGACGCCTGTCCCACCGAGGCCATACGGGAGCCATTTGTGGTTGATTCACGGCGATGCATCGCCTATCACACAATTGAAAACCGAGATCAGCAGCTTCCAGACTTGATTAAGGCTGGGATGGGTCCATGGGTCGCAGGCTGTGATATTTGCCAGGACGTCTGTCCGTTCAATCAAACGGAGCTCCCATCGAGTCAAGATCCAGAGGTCCAGCCCCGTCCCTGGATTTTGGATCTAAGCGCTGCGCAGGTTGAGCAATGGGATCCGTCGACCTGGGATCAAAAGTTGCGCGGATCCGCACTCAGACGCATCAAACCTTGGATGTGGCGCCGCAATGCCGCCTCAGCAAAGTCAGTAGATCCACCTACTGTGTCTACATCTGAGATTCGGTGA
- a CDS encoding DUF502 domain-containing protein, with protein MVQSNTRPDLPLSARLRQDLKNDLIAGLLVVIPLATTIWLGTTVSRFVLAFLTSIPKQFNPFITLNPLLQDLINLALGLTVPLFAILLIGLMARNIVGRWLLEFGEETLQRIPLAGSVYKTLKQLLATFLRDNSQRFRRVVLVEYPREGLYSVGFVTGVVGPSLQAELTEPLLSVFIPTAPNPTTGWYTLVPETSVKDLDISVEDAFRTIISAGIVNPDEREAPVNRSFSSLISQLRGSVSPSSTTTTGA; from the coding sequence TTGGTGCAGTCCAATACAAGACCTGACCTGCCGCTTAGCGCCAGGCTTCGGCAAGATCTGAAAAACGATTTAATCGCTGGGTTGTTGGTGGTCATTCCGCTAGCAACCACGATTTGGTTGGGAACCACGGTCAGTCGTTTCGTGCTGGCTTTTCTCACTTCGATTCCGAAGCAGTTCAATCCGTTCATCACCCTCAACCCTCTTCTCCAGGATTTGATCAACCTGGCGCTGGGATTAACGGTTCCGCTCTTTGCGATTTTGCTGATCGGCCTGATGGCCAGGAACATCGTCGGTCGCTGGTTGCTGGAGTTCGGCGAAGAAACCCTCCAACGCATTCCTCTTGCTGGCTCGGTTTACAAAACCCTGAAACAGCTGCTTGCCACGTTTCTGAGAGATAACTCTCAGCGTTTTCGGCGTGTGGTTTTAGTGGAATATCCCCGTGAAGGTCTGTACAGCGTGGGCTTTGTGACCGGTGTGGTGGGTCCTTCCCTCCAAGCTGAGCTCACTGAGCCCCTTCTCAGTGTGTTTATTCCCACAGCACCAAATCCCACAACGGGCTGGTACACCTTGGTTCCCGAAACATCTGTCAAAGATCTGGACATTTCAGTGGAAGATGCATTCCGAACGATCATTTCCGCTGGCATTGTGAATCCTGATGAGCGTGAAGCTCCTGTGAATCGAAGTTTTTCCAGCCTGATCTCTCAGCTGAGGGGTTCTGTGTCACCGTCGTCCACCACCACCACTGGAGCCTGA
- the nusB gene encoding transcription antitermination factor NusB — translation MQSRSLSRELALLVLGQCPERVDDLPDFPLDTLLQKALDSLMQHWTEVLDCCAGDLEKAQQHLLESELKDGPSSDQASVRESLQSSLTGAEQVLNGLSASLELPRLLALSNQDQVRREAMQRVTFVLKKRKAIDQMLDGVMEGWRLTRLPRIDRDILRLAVIDLSELQTPAPVACNEAVELAHRFSDEQGRKMINGVLRRLQNAPSLVLS, via the coding sequence ATGCAGTCCCGATCCCTATCCCGTGAACTAGCGCTGCTGGTTCTCGGTCAATGCCCTGAACGGGTGGATGATCTCCCCGATTTTCCCCTGGACACGTTGCTTCAAAAAGCTCTCGATAGTTTGATGCAGCATTGGACAGAAGTTCTGGACTGCTGTGCTGGAGATCTGGAAAAAGCTCAACAACACTTGCTTGAGAGTGAACTTAAGGATGGCCCTTCCTCCGATCAGGCGTCAGTTCGTGAGTCGTTGCAGTCTTCTCTCACTGGGGCAGAACAAGTTCTGAATGGTCTTTCGGCCAGTCTTGAGTTACCCCGTTTATTGGCCTTATCCAATCAAGATCAGGTGCGTCGCGAGGCCATGCAACGCGTGACGTTTGTGCTGAAAAAACGCAAAGCCATTGATCAGATGCTCGATGGTGTGATGGAGGGCTGGCGCCTCACCCGGTTACCACGCATCGATCGCGATATTTTGCGCTTGGCCGTGATTGATCTTTCGGAACTCCAGACACCTGCGCCCGTGGCTTGCAACGAAGCTGTTGAATTAGCCCACCGCTTTAGTGACGAGCAAGGACGAAAGATGATTAACGGTGTGCTCCGTCGTCTGCAGAACGCTCCCTCACTGGTGTTGTCCTGA
- the ftsY gene encoding signal recognition particle-docking protein FtsY: MVYDWFNRGSVPPETPADPPVDPEVQPDQSSAPQPSAPEPSETQPAEVQPSEPQSSESEDDSLEWARQAYARLKAQKAQAAEAAKTVQDDSTSEQNVVVPPVMEPPAVVPAAVVPSVVSPSEGPPALEAPSVEPAEPAPVVEPPASPATTPSPPAPALSFLEQAAAQRDQRQQELEQPAEPEPVPVVPATAQDAPKIEEDEPRLGDFDDAFTWSAEVLAAQGRSAEQVTLEEIDWLGRLRQGLEKTRQGFVTGLLENLGDDPLTPEVLDDLESLLLRADAGVQATDQVLDALRQRMNEQVVDPSEGIRFLKEQLRDLLDEPIQSSAVEVLAPQRDRLNVWLLVGVNGVGKTTTLGKLANLAVRSGYSALIAAADTFRAAAVQQVQVWGDRSDVPVVANPSANADPAAVVFDAIGAARSKGTDLVLVDTAGRLQTKHNLMEELEKIRRVVDRLAPEAHVESLLVLDASQGQNGLKQAMAFARAAGLTGVVITKLDGTARGGVALAVASEAKLPIRFIGAGEGIRDLRPFNSFEFVEALLASR; this comes from the coding sequence ATGGTGTACGACTGGTTTAATCGCGGATCCGTTCCTCCTGAAACCCCAGCTGATCCTCCAGTGGATCCAGAGGTCCAACCCGATCAGTCTTCTGCGCCGCAACCATCTGCGCCTGAACCTTCTGAAACCCAACCAGCAGAGGTGCAACCCTCGGAACCCCAATCGTCTGAGTCGGAGGACGATTCTCTTGAGTGGGCACGCCAGGCTTATGCACGTTTAAAAGCTCAGAAAGCTCAGGCTGCTGAGGCTGCCAAGACGGTTCAGGATGATTCCACATCTGAGCAGAACGTGGTTGTTCCTCCGGTGATGGAGCCTCCAGCAGTGGTGCCAGCTGCCGTTGTCCCTTCTGTTGTTTCTCCGTCAGAAGGACCTCCTGCACTCGAAGCTCCCTCAGTCGAGCCTGCAGAACCGGCGCCTGTTGTGGAGCCTCCTGCTTCTCCAGCCACAACTCCTTCGCCTCCTGCACCGGCGCTGTCTTTTCTTGAACAGGCCGCTGCCCAGCGTGACCAGCGTCAGCAGGAGCTCGAGCAACCTGCTGAGCCAGAGCCTGTTCCCGTTGTTCCAGCCACAGCACAAGACGCTCCCAAGATTGAGGAGGATGAACCCCGCCTCGGTGACTTTGACGATGCCTTCACCTGGTCGGCTGAAGTCTTAGCGGCCCAAGGGCGGAGCGCCGAGCAGGTCACCCTCGAGGAGATCGATTGGTTAGGGCGACTTCGCCAAGGCCTGGAGAAAACCCGCCAAGGGTTCGTGACCGGTCTGCTGGAGAACCTGGGCGACGATCCGTTGACGCCAGAGGTGCTCGATGACCTCGAATCACTTTTGTTGAGAGCTGATGCGGGCGTTCAGGCCACGGATCAGGTGCTGGATGCCTTGAGGCAGCGGATGAACGAACAGGTTGTCGATCCGAGTGAAGGCATTCGTTTTTTGAAGGAACAGCTTCGCGACCTTCTCGATGAGCCGATTCAGTCCAGTGCTGTTGAAGTCCTCGCTCCTCAAAGGGATCGTTTGAACGTTTGGCTTTTGGTCGGTGTGAACGGAGTCGGTAAAACCACCACTCTCGGCAAGCTCGCCAATCTTGCCGTCCGTAGTGGTTATTCCGCTTTGATTGCTGCCGCAGACACCTTCCGTGCGGCGGCTGTTCAGCAAGTGCAGGTTTGGGGAGATCGCAGTGATGTGCCAGTTGTGGCCAATCCCTCAGCGAATGCGGATCCTGCAGCAGTGGTGTTTGATGCCATCGGCGCCGCCCGTTCGAAGGGCACTGATTTGGTTCTGGTAGACACGGCCGGTCGCCTACAGACCAAGCACAACTTGATGGAAGAGCTTGAAAAGATCCGCCGTGTGGTGGATCGTCTTGCTCCCGAAGCCCATGTGGAATCGCTGTTGGTGCTTGATGCCAGCCAGGGCCAGAACGGTTTGAAGCAGGCAATGGCGTTTGCCCGCGCAGCTGGGCTCACCGGTGTGGTGATCACCAAGCTTGATGGCACAGCCAGAGGAGGAGTGGCACTGGCTGTTGCCTCAGAAGCCAAGTTGCCGATTCGCTTTATTGGAGCTGGTGAGGGAATTCGCGACCTTCGTCCCTTCAACAGTTTTGAGTTTGTGGAGGCCCTCTTGGCATCGCGTTGA